A genomic stretch from Deltaproteobacteria bacterium HGW-Deltaproteobacteria-18 includes:
- the livG gene encoding high-affinity branched-chain amino acid ABC transporter ATP-binding protein LivG (Part of the ABC transporter complexes LivFGHMJ and LivFGHMK involved in the high-affinity transport of branched-chain amino acids; LivFGHMK is specific for the transport of leucine, while LivFGHMJ is a transporter for leucine, isoleucine, and valine), with amino-acid sequence MSLLQIQNMTKTFGGLCAVSDFSISIEGNELMALIGPNGAGKTTVFNLVSGFYTPTEGSLVFKGKSLAGLKPHQVTAMGIARTFQNIRLWHDMTVLENIQISQHYNLGYNLVDAFLRTRRYMGNEKRIADRGYEILEALDLRQFAEEMPKNLPYGLQRRVEIARALSINPALLLLDEPAAGLNSSDVNDLIKLIGWIHKEFKIAIWMIEHQMDVVMSLCSWIKVVDFGVTIAEGTPEQIQNNPDVIKAYLGDENI; translated from the coding sequence ATGTCCCTTTTGCAGATTCAAAACATGACAAAAACCTTCGGCGGCCTGTGCGCAGTGTCGGACTTCTCCATTTCCATCGAAGGAAACGAGCTCATGGCCCTCATCGGTCCCAACGGCGCGGGCAAGACCACGGTATTCAACCTGGTGTCCGGGTTCTATACGCCGACGGAAGGGTCTCTGGTCTTCAAGGGCAAGTCCCTGGCCGGTCTCAAGCCGCATCAGGTCACGGCCATGGGAATAGCGCGGACCTTCCAGAACATCCGCCTCTGGCACGACATGACCGTGCTCGAGAACATCCAGATCTCACAGCATTACAACCTCGGTTACAATCTCGTGGACGCCTTCCTGCGCACCCGCCGCTACATGGGCAACGAGAAGCGCATCGCCGACCGGGGCTATGAAATCCTGGAAGCCCTCGATCTCCGGCAATTCGCCGAAGAAATGCCCAAGAACCTCCCCTACGGCCTGCAGAGACGCGTCGAAATTGCGCGCGCCCTGTCCATCAACCCTGCGCTGCTGCTGCTCGACGAACCCGCGGCCGGGCTCAACTCATCCGACGTCAACGACCTGATCAAGCTCATTGGCTGGATCCACAAGGAGTTCAAGATTGCCATCTGGATGATCGAGCATCAGATGGACGTGGTCATGTCGCTGTGCTCCTGGATCAAGGTTGTCGATTTCGGCGTGACCATCGCGGAAGGAACTCCGGAGCAGATCCAGAACAATCCGGATGTCATCAAAGCTTATCTTGGAGACGAGAATATATAA
- a CDS encoding ABC transporter ATP-binding protein has protein sequence MLLEVKNLYVKYGNIEALHGISFNVAKGEIVTLIGANGAGKTTTLHTITRVPPPEGPKITQGDILYEGKSIIGTEAHKVVQDLKIALSPEGRHIFGNLTVEENLQLATYARKDNDQIQVDFKRVYDLFPRLFERRKQRSESLSGGEQQMLSVGRSLMTGANFIMLDEPSMGLAPLLMYDMFRALKELNSQGMTLLLIEQNARIALQFAHRGYVLDTGAIVASGNARELMNNPDVKKAYLGG, from the coding sequence ATGCTGCTCGAAGTCAAAAACCTCTATGTGAAGTACGGCAATATCGAAGCCCTGCACGGCATCTCCTTCAACGTGGCCAAGGGCGAGATCGTGACCCTGATCGGTGCCAACGGCGCTGGAAAAACGACCACCCTCCACACCATCACCCGCGTCCCGCCGCCGGAGGGACCGAAGATCACCCAGGGCGACATCCTCTACGAGGGCAAGAGCATCATCGGCACTGAAGCGCACAAGGTCGTTCAGGACCTCAAAATCGCGCTGTCCCCCGAGGGCAGGCACATCTTCGGCAACCTGACCGTTGAGGAAAATCTGCAACTGGCCACCTATGCGCGCAAGGACAACGATCAGATCCAGGTGGATTTCAAGAGAGTCTACGACCTCTTCCCCAGACTCTTCGAACGCCGCAAGCAGCGCAGCGAATCCCTGTCCGGCGGCGAACAGCAGATGCTCTCCGTGGGCCGTTCGCTCATGACAGGAGCCAACTTCATCATGCTCGACGAACCCTCCATGGGCCTTGCGCCGCTCCTCATGTACGACATGTTCAGGGCCTTGAAGGAACTCAATTCCCAGGGCATGACGCTCCTTCTGATCGAGCAGAACGCGCGCATCGCCCTACAGTTCGCGCACCGGGGCTATGTGCTCGATACCGGGGCCATCGTCGCCTCCGGCAATGCCCGGGAACTCATGAACAACCCCGACGTGAAAAAAGCGTATCTCGGAGGCTGA
- a CDS encoding shikimate kinase, giving the protein MNHQNIILIGMAATGKSTLGRRLAKRLDWAFVDTDLLMEAWWGAPLQTISDYLGLEAFVQAEAQQIQRMHLRHCVIATGGSVVYSEAAMAHLQGQGHIVYIESSFESISRRLTNPTSRGLAIGPGQTLKDLYDERAPLYARFAQLTVNTDGATPSQTCSAITRELSRTTQDES; this is encoded by the coding sequence ATGAATCACCAGAACATCATCCTCATCGGCATGGCAGCCACAGGCAAATCCACCCTTGGCAGACGTCTGGCCAAGCGCCTCGACTGGGCCTTCGTGGACACGGATCTGCTCATGGAAGCCTGGTGGGGCGCTCCCCTGCAGACAATCAGTGATTACCTTGGGCTTGAGGCCTTCGTGCAGGCCGAAGCACAGCAGATTCAGCGAATGCACCTGAGGCATTGCGTCATCGCCACGGGCGGCAGCGTGGTCTATTCCGAGGCCGCCATGGCACATCTGCAAGGCCAGGGGCATATCGTCTACATCGAGTCGTCCTTTGAGAGCATCTCCCGCAGGCTGACCAACCCGACCTCAAGAGGACTGGCCATCGGGCCCGGCCAGACCCTCAAAGACCTTTACGACGAACGCGCCCCCCTGTATGCACGCTTCGCCCAGCTAACGGTGAACACCGACGGAGCGACCCCCAGTCAAACCTGCTCCGCCATCACCCGGGAGCTTTCCCGAACCACACAGGATGAGTCGTGA
- a CDS encoding branched-chain amino acid ABC transporter permease, with the protein MRKLTVPTLLLAITGVIVFMSHQEYIDLYIQSVIMFMGVNIILSSSFNIVNGYMGEFACGHAGFMAVGAYVTSVINVMLFTDDKVFGAALLPPEMAVYLFPFTLLIGGAAAAVTGVLVAIPSFKTRDDYLAIITIAANFIIISTIINIDKIGGARGFMGMKKVLFAMSDSYDIPWILLWVMVFTFGTVFIIRRYVTSTYGKGIIAIKQDEVAAEMMSVNTNRMKLVAFMLSSGLAGIAGGLFAHILGYINPNSFGILKSTECLVMVYLGGMGSLSGSVISAILFTLLLESLRFIIPWMDTAMHYVHLLPDGYELSQVWKWVIIPLILILLMQFRPEGIMGNRELSDIFPKLKKFYSFK; encoded by the coding sequence ATGCGAAAACTAACCGTCCCCACGCTCCTGCTGGCGATAACCGGTGTGATAGTGTTCATGTCCCATCAGGAATACATCGACCTGTACATTCAGTCCGTCATCATGTTCATGGGCGTGAACATCATCCTGTCCAGCAGTTTCAACATCGTGAACGGCTACATGGGCGAGTTCGCCTGCGGGCATGCCGGATTCATGGCCGTGGGCGCCTACGTGACCTCCGTCATCAACGTGATGCTCTTCACCGACGACAAGGTCTTCGGCGCAGCGCTGCTGCCTCCGGAAATGGCCGTCTATCTCTTTCCCTTCACCCTGCTGATCGGCGGAGCCGCAGCGGCGGTGACCGGCGTACTGGTGGCCATTCCCTCGTTCAAGACCCGCGACGACTATCTGGCGATCATCACCATCGCGGCCAACTTCATCATCATCAGCACCATCATCAACATCGACAAGATCGGCGGCGCCCGCGGGTTCATGGGCATGAAGAAGGTGCTCTTCGCCATGAGCGACAGCTACGACATCCCCTGGATCCTGCTGTGGGTCATGGTCTTCACCTTCGGCACGGTTTTCATCATCCGCCGTTACGTGACCTCGACCTACGGCAAGGGCATCATCGCCATCAAGCAGGACGAGGTGGCCGCGGAAATGATGAGCGTCAACACCAACAGGATGAAACTGGTGGCCTTCATGCTCTCCAGCGGCCTGGCCGGCATCGCGGGCGGCCTCTTCGCGCACATCCTGGGCTACATCAACCCGAACTCCTTCGGGATCCTGAAATCAACGGAATGCCTCGTCATGGTTTATCTCGGCGGCATGGGATCGCTCAGCGGTTCGGTCATCTCCGCGATCCTCTTCACCCTGCTCCTGGAATCGCTGCGATTCATCATTCCCTGGATGGATACCGCCATGCATTACGTGCACCTGCTCCCCGACGGTTATGAACTGAGCCAGGTCTGGAAATGGGTCATCATTCCCCTCATCCTCATCCTGCTCATGCAATTCAGGCCCGAAGGCATCATGGGTAACAGGGAACTGTCCGACATATTCCCGAAACTCAAGAAATTCTACTCGTTCAAGTAA